The proteins below are encoded in one region of Paralysiella testudinis:
- a CDS encoding ComEA family DNA-binding protein, translating into MKKFLFLVISLFSLSWALAAVNINTASVQELQTLPNIGPAKAQAIVEYRTQHGGFKSIEEIQKVKGIGAATFEKMKADISVGGGAKPAAAKPAAAKPATK; encoded by the coding sequence ATGAAGAAGTTTTTATTTCTGGTGATTTCATTGTTTAGCTTGTCATGGGCGCTGGCTGCGGTGAACATCAATACCGCCAGTGTGCAGGAACTGCAAACCTTGCCCAATATCGGCCCGGCCAAGGCGCAGGCGATTGTGGAATACCGCACCCAACATGGCGGCTTTAAATCGATTGAAGAGATTCAAAAAGTGAAAGGCATTGGGGCAGCCACATTTGAAAAAATGAAAGCCGATATCAGTGTTGGCGGTGGCGCCAAGCCTGCAGCAGCCAAACCGGCAGCGGCCAAACCGGCAACAAAATAG